The Primulina huaijiensis isolate GDHJ02 chromosome 18, ASM1229523v2, whole genome shotgun sequence DNA window aatgaagcagagaggatggagatgtctcgagtaccatatgcatcagcagtgggaagtttgatgttcgctataatctgtacaagaccggacattgctcaagtagttggagcagttagtcggtatatggcgaatcctggacgagagcattggagcactgttaagaggatccttagatacattaagggtacctcgaatgttgcattatgttatggaggatcgaaTGTTACACTCGGGGACTAtatcgattcagattatgcaggtgattctgataagaggaaatatactactggttatgtgtttacacttgcagggggagcagtaagctgggtttcaaaactgcagacagttgtgacattatctacaacagaggcagaatatatggcagctactcaagcttgcaaggaggcaatatggattaaaaggttattggaggagatcggacacaaacaagagaatgttcttTTGTTTGTGACAGTCAAAGTGCCTTGGACATCGCAAGGAGTCCAGTCTTTCATTCCATGACGAAACACATGGGagttcaatttcactttgtaTGGGAAATAGTAGAAGAAAGAAGTGTAGATATGTAGAAAATCCATACAAAAGTTAGCATAGCTGATTTTATGACCAATCCAGTGAACATTGATAAGTTTGAGTAGTGTAAATCCTCAAGTGTtctagcggaaacgtaagcagcaggcaatggcaagattgaaaggatgtgtgaaGATGTCCTTGATTCTCAAGCAAATCTTCAAGTGAGAGAAATGTCGGCAAGTCATCCAATTAATGCAAGTTGGTCGGTGCACATTTTAAATGAATGAATGGTcgaaaagaattttgaaatgaaaGGATGCGTTCAGATGgaacgcgttttatacgcggtTTCACACCTCAAAATTCTACTATAAATAGGTGCCTcattccttcatttcaaatcatcccttcttggagctttctctcatcttatatcatttaagtgcttagttctataatatttgtgaggtgtttgttctcatgtattaagagattgtgtgttctctttggaaacacaatgagtgagttgtacaccataaaatattatagtgaaattcttttcatcttgcccgtggtttttaccctaataatttttaggggttttccacgtaaatctcgatgtccagtttattcattattttcgaggtttattatctcaaattaccgcaagtgagACCAACACTTTGCCCACTCTACTTTATCATTCAATCATGAGTTGTGACAGCCTGATTTTTCAAAAAGATCTCAATACCAAGGGTTCAAGGGACTCATAACAAGGACTAgattatataaatatgaatatattatatataacgTGATTTTACCTGTGTCCTTGAAAGACTTGGTTcgatttatttctttatttcacAACGAATCACAACGGAGGGTTGTATGTTGCGTACAAGAAAGATGAATTGCGCCCGAAAAAGAATCTATTGATTCTCTCCCTCATATCTGATGAAATAGGATTAATTGAGACAATATTTTGTAAATACGCTCGGAGGGCACTATCAAGGAGAGCGAGCAAAGACGGAGTAACATTTagtcaaaattattaattcattTGGATTTTCGAAACCTGGATATCGGCTTTTCGTCACATGGAGATTTGGTGTGATATCGATGATATCGATGAAATTGATATTCAAATCCTTTAACAAGTTATCAAATTTAGTGCTTTTTGTCttcaatattataaataaatcagaATGCTAAATTGTAAGATACGTATACATTTCTAGGCCATACAAAAGCACGTCAAGAGGCTTTTTTCTACTCCTTCCTACCCTGGAAAAACGGGGCACCCTAGCATCGATTTTTTTCATCGTGAATTATAAATAGATTTAGGCATACGTATACATAATTTACTAGTATTTTTTTATAACGGTTGGACTACATCTCGCACGTGGCGCGACAGGACTCCATTGATAGGGCTACATTTCACACGTGTACTGACGTCACACTTCCCACGGGCCAAACTCATGGCCGCATAAGTCTCATTCTTGACCCCCAAAAGCGCACAATTATAAAATCAGAAACCCTATTCACTTGAAAGAAGTACTTTGGGGAACTCGAAGATCATCAGACAAACTACATCATGGATATGTCTAGCGATTTCGATCGTCTCCTCTTCTTTGAACACGCTCGAAGAACTGCTGAAGCTACCTATGCCAAAAATCCTCTCGATACCGATGTGAGGACTCATACATGCGCATACAATCTATCTATTTCTGAATAtgtattttaacttctcaaagTCTGAAATTTTACTTGATGGGTTCAGAATTTGACTAGATGGGGCGGAGTGTTACTGGAGTTAGCGCAGTTTCAGAGCGGTCCGGAGTCCAAGAAGATGGTTCTAGGTTCAGATACTTTGCTGTATTTTGTATCGCGGTTTTGATTTGTTGATTTCTTTTGGATgcattttgtgttattttgaCCGGATAATGTTGTAAAATAATTGATGAATGGATTATGTAGCGCAGTGGAAAGGGTTTTATGACTGGACCGATATTGGAACTTTTATTTAGTTTGAAAGATAACTTAGGTCTCGATTTTTTCCATCAAACTTTAGCTATTTAATGGTTTTGCAGATGCTATATCCAAGTTGGGGGAGGCACTGGATGTTGATCCAAGAAAGCATGATACCCTTTGGGCCCTTGGGAATGCATATACATCCAATGCATTTCTTTTTCCAGATCTCGATGAGGCCAGGCCTTACTTTGATAAGGCGGCTCAGTACTATGAGCAAGCAGTGGAACTGGTATGTTCTGCTGCATTAGATTTTTTGTTGTGCATCCACTTTCCTTGTTGAGATGGCATTGCATTGATTTTCTCGCGGCTGCAGGAACCATCAAACGAGCTTTACAAGAAATCTTTAGAAGTAGCGGTAAAGGTACATTCTCCTTACTGTCTCTGATTTACAATCTTAGTTTTGATGCAATTGCATTTAAAGGTATGTGATTTGGGATTCGAAACTTCAATGCAGTGAGAAATGTTATACCTTATACGTGTTTCTTAATAGACTAGAAAACTGTCAATGAGTGAAAATTAGTTTGGAACATTCCCGAGTAGGATGAGGGAGTTTTATGGATTCTTGGATATTATAGTTGGACTACTTGGTAGTTGGTCCTCTGGATTTTGTGGCTTTCCATCCCAatcatttttttggtttttggtgTTTGGTTTTGGTTTTCTGGACGGTTGCTAACCAAgtctatatttaaataaattttattgtgttttATCATTGCTAACCAGGTACTATACGTATTCTTCTTCCTCGGTTAATGTGTATATTTGTCATGGTCTCACATCGGGTCATTTATTGGTTGCCTAAGTATATGCCATTACCATCTTAATTGTGTCTCTCTAGGTTTTTCTTCAATGGGAGCAACTGCAAATGTTCTCGCTTAGTTGGATAAAGGCttcattattgttgttgttattggtTTCTGGATGGTTGGggtatcagtttattttatgaattgcttggttttgttatttatgtttatCTTGTTTTCGTGTTCGATAATGGTCGGACTCAACTGGATTCTTAATATCAATTATCTATGTTTTGCCAACTGATGTATGCATATGTGTCGCAATCTCTGTTCCTAAGGCTCCTGAGTTACATGTGGAATTCCACAAGCATGGTTTCTCTCAGCAGGCCATGGGATCAGGCCCTTCTGCATCTACCAACACAAAGGTACACATCTCAGGTTCATTGCATTTCAGTGTTTGATGTGACTAATTATTGATCGACACTAATATAGATTGTCATTTGATAATTATGAACTGCATGCATTTTCTTTTACGTATTTTACTGTCTTGTAACAAATTTTAAGATCTTGTCTGTAttatcgattgttgttgaggAGAAAGTCAATATGAAGGAACTTCTCCTTGCCTTTCTCCTTGTTGCTAATATATTGCTACAGCCACTACCAGTTTGCTAATATATTGCTACAGCCACTACCAGTCAATCTCTCCCACTTGTGTCTGCCTGGCCAGCATTTGACATCTCTGAAGCCACATACCTTGTTACCCACACTTAGACGTCTTTCAAGACTACTTCCACTTGCATGTAATTGTTGCTTGGACTGCTTCTCCATATGTCTACGATTTGTATATTTTCATTGTGAAGATAACAACGGATATTGACTGAATTagaaatataatttgaaatggtACACATGTCCTGATAGTTTTAGTTGTCTCTTGCCTCATCGGTAGACTTATCATTTGCTTGTAAGCTAGGTTCACCAGTGAATTTTTGGTTGTGTTGCTTGGACCGCTTATTTTGTGCTTGATATTTCATTTCTTTGTTGTTACATTAAAGTGTGGTATCTTTTCATCAGCAGCAGACAAAAAAGGCTAAAACTAGTGATctcaaatatgatatttttggatGGGTAATTCTTGCGGTTGGCATTGTTGCATGGGTGGGATTTGCCAAATCTAATGTTCCTTCACCTCCACCGAGATAAACTATGGCATTTGCCTCATTTGAATTTTCAGAGACAATTGCGAAGGATCTTACCATGGTTACTTGTGgaattcttgtttttctttcgtTGCCATGCCTTTTCCTTTGGTATTGTTTTCCTCTTGTTCACCCAGTTGTGATATTTTAAGCGCTCATATTTGCCATTATTATTCttgttgctttttttttttttatttgttgcttaGTTTCAGATAAAAGTTATTAAATCTGTGAATTTTAAGTAGGCCAGTGTGGTTtggtcattattttttttaaacgttCGTGGATATAATAGAGATTGTTATTGTAGGATTCATTTGGCTTTCCACTTTAGTACGAGgaaaccaaaaatatttttaaaatagttttttttcaataaaaaaaatttcggtaaTACAAGGTGaaatatatcaataaataaaatgtgTTGTAGCTTCATTTTCACGGTTCTCTTTTGTCctggttttaagaaaataaagtgtAAAAATCAGTAAATTCATAGTTCAACTAGGGGAAGcaattgaatattatattttcgatataaatttttttaattacattaaaataaaatcaaaagttGTAAATGGTGGTAGACCGGTGGTGACGGCAGGGCGGTCGATATGATTGCTTACTGTCTTGGCTAGtcttcaatttattttctatttaattatgtaatataattacaaataatcatttttttcatgtaatatatataatcaaatgatttttgtGCATTGATAAGTTTCATTCAATATAATTTGTACATTGTGCAAGTATTAATGCAATTGACGAGATAGTAACTAATAAAGGTTCATGTCATATTGTATTAACAAATAGTCGGTTAGCTCCTTTTTTCGGTTGNNNNNNNNNNNNNNNNNNNNNNNNNNNNNNNNNNNNNNNNNNNNNNNNNNNNNNNNNNNNNNNNNNNNNNNNNNNNNNNNNNNNNNNNNNNNNNNNNNNNN harbors:
- the LOC140964600 gene encoding mitochondrial import receptor subunit TOM20-like isoform X4; amino-acid sequence: MDMSSDFDRLLFFEHARRTAEATYAKNPLDTDNLTRWGGVLLELAQFQSGPESKKMVLDAISKLGEALDVDPRKHDTLWALGNAYTSNAFLFPDLDEARPYFDKAAQYYEQAVELEPSNELYKKSLEVAVKAPELHVEFHKHGFSQQAMGSGPSASTNTKTKKAKTSDLKYDIFGWVILAVGIVAWVGFAKSNVPSPPPR
- the LOC140964600 gene encoding mitochondrial import receptor subunit TOM20-like isoform X1 — protein: MDMSSDFDRLLFFEHARRTAEATYAKNPLDTDNLTRWGGVLLELAQFQSGPESKKMVLDAISKLGEALDVDPRKHDTLWALGNAYTSNAFLFPDLDEARPYFDKAAQYYEQAVELEPSNELYKKSLEVAVKAPELHVEFHKHGFSQQAMGSGPSASTNTKPLPVNLSHLCLPGQHLTSLKPHTLLPTLRRLSRLLPLACNCCLDCFSICLRFVYFHCEDNNGY
- the LOC140964600 gene encoding mitochondrial import receptor subunit TOM20-like isoform X3 codes for the protein MDMSSDFDRLLFFEHARRTAEATYAKNPLDTDNLTRWGGVLLELAQFQSGPESKKMVLDAISKLGEALDVDPRKHDTLWALGNAYTSNAFLFPDLDEARPYFDKAAQYYEQAVELEPSNELYKKSLEVAVKAPELHVEFHKHGFSQQAMGSGPSASTNTKQTKKAKTSDLKYDIFGWVILAVGIVAWVGFAKSNVPSPPPR
- the LOC140964600 gene encoding mitochondrial import receptor subunit TOM20-like isoform X2, producing MDMSSDFDRLLFFEHARRTAEATYAKNPLDTDNLTRWGGVLLELAQFQSGPESKKMVLDAISKLGEALDVDPRKHDTLWALGNAYTSNAFLFPDLDEARPYFDKAAQYYEQAVELEPSNELYKKSLEVAVKAPELHVEFHKHGFSQQAMGSGPSASTNTKQQTKKAKTSDLKYDIFGWVILAVGIVAWVGFAKSNVPSPPPR